A segment of the Verrucomicrobiota bacterium genome:
AGGACGGGTGAGGGGAAATCGGCCATCGCCAATAACAAACGGTTGTTCAGCGGCGTCGTGGCCGGGATCGCGCATTACGGCAATTGCTTCGGCATTCCAACCCTCGCGGGCGAGGTTTATTTCGACAAATCGTATCAAGGCAATCCGCTCGTCAACGCCTTTTGCCTGGGCGTCCTGCGGCACGAACAAATCGCGCGCGGCGCGGCCAAAGGGATTGGCAACCCGGTGTTCTATGTCGGCCCGGCCACAGGTCGGGACGGTCTGGCCGGCGCGGCGTTTGCCTCCCAGGATTTGACGGAGGAATCCGCGGAGCAACAGCGTGGCGCGGTGCAAGTGGCCGATCCTTTCATGGAGAAGCTCGTGTGCGAGGCGTGCCTGGAATTGCTGGCCACCGGCGCGGTCGCCGGCATGCAGGACATGGGCGCGGCGGGATTGACCTGCTCGACGTGCGAGACCGCGGCCCGCGCCGGCACGGGCATCGAGATCGATCTGAGCCGCGTGCCGCAGCGCGCGCCCAACATGACGCCCTACGAGATCATGCTGAGCGAATCGCAGGAGCGGATGCTCATCATCGTCAAGAAAGGCCGTGAAGAGGAGGTGAAACGCATTTTCGAGAAATGGGATTTGCCCTGGGCGCAGATCGGCGTCGTCACCGACACGGGGAGAATGGTCGTGAAGAATCATGGGAAAGTGGCCGCTGACATCCCGGCGCGAAAACTCGCGCATGAAGCGCCCATTTACCATCGGGAATCGCGCGAGCCCGGCTACCTGAAAGCCGTGCGCGAATTCACCCTCGCAAAGGTTGCCGACACGAATGACCCCATCGCGGATTTGAAAGCCCTGCTTTCCTGGCCGAGCCTGGCGTCCAAGAATTGGGTGTTCCGCCAGTACGACCACACCGTGCGCGCGGGCTCAGTGGTGCGCCCCGGATCGGACGCCGCCGTGCTGCGGATCAAAGAGGATTCGTTGCCGCCCCTTCCCGAAAATCCGAAATCCGAAACCCGAAATCCGAAACCGGACCGGTTCATCGCGCTCACGGTCGATTGCAACGCCGCGTATGTCTATCTTGATCCTTTCGAGGGCGGCAAGATCGCCGTCGCCGAAGCCGCGCGCAACCTGGCTTGCACCGGCGCGACGCCGCTGGGGATCACGGACAATTTGAACTTCGGCAATCCGCACAATCCGGAGATTTTCTATCAGCTTCAAAAATCCGTCGAAGGTCTGGCGGAAGCGTGCCGTGCGTTCGGCGTGCCCGTCACGGGCGGCAATGTCAGTCTTTACAACCAGAATCCCGCCGGGCCGATCGATCCGACACCGACCGTCGCGATGGTCGGCTTGATCGAGAAGCCGGAACATATCACGACGCAGTGGTTCAAGGACGAAGGCGATGCCATCATTCTCCTGGGAAACGGAATCGAGGCGAGCGATCCGATGCTCGGGCTTGGCGGCTCCGCGTATCTCCAGCGAATCCACGGTTTGAAGAACGGGCGTCCGCCAGGATGCGACCTGGCTCGAGAGAAGAATCTGCACGACGCGCTGCGGGCATTGATCAGCGCGGGTCTGATCAAGAGCGCGCACGACTGCAGCGAAGGCGGGCTGGCCGTGGCTCTGGCGGAGAGCTGCATCTCGCAGCAGGTGGCCCGCGACACGCCGCGCTTGATCGGTGCGGAGCTGGATTTGACCGTCCTCGAATCTCAAATCTCAAATCTCAAATCTCAAAGCAGCGAACGGGATTCAGCCAAAGAACCGGGAATGGGGATTCGTCTGGATGCTTTGCTCTTTGGCGAAACGCAGTCGCGCGTGATTGTCTCGGTCGCGGCGACGAGAGCCGAGGAAGTCTTGCAGGAGGCCCGGCAATGGAATGTCCCGGCGGCGCGGCTCGGCTCGGTCAGCGGCGCGGCGTTGAAAATCAAACTGGACGCGCGCGAATGGACTTGGGACTTGCGCGAGTTGCACGACCTCTGGTGGAATTCCATCGCGCGCGCGATGAGATGACTCGATTCCGGACTGATTTCGGACTCACGCGCTTGACCGGCTCACATTGATCTGAATGGCTCAAAACTACCCCAAACATTACTGCGGCGTCTTCGGAGTGTTCGGTCATCCGGAGGCCGCGGACCTCACCTACTACGGCCTCTACGCGCTCCAGCACCGCGGCCAGGAGAGCGCGGGCATTGTCGCCTGCGATGGCAAACAGTTCCGCAGCCACCGGGGCATGGGCTATGTTTCGCAAGTTTTCACCGGCAAGATCCTGCACGAACTGGTCGGTCAAATGGCGGTGGGCCACACGCGCTATTCCACCACGGGATCTTCCCACTTGCAGAACGCCCAGCCGCTGACCATCAGTTGCCGCCGCGGCCAGATCGCCATCGCCCACAACGGCAACTTGACCAACGCCGTCGTCCTGCGGGACGAACTGGAGGAAAAGGGCCAGGTGTTCCAGACGACGGTCGATAGCGAGATCATTCTGCACCTGATGGCCCAGCCGACCCTGGGCGGCACGGAGAACAACCTGATCCAGACGGTGCGCCGGATCGAAGGGGCTTACTCGCTCATCATCATGACGGAGCAGGAGTTGATCGGAGTCCGCGATCCGCACGGATTCCGGCCCCTCTCCATCGGCAGTGTGGACGGAGCCTGGGTGTTGTCGAGTGAGACCAACGCCTTCGACCAGATCCACGCCAAATTGGTCCGCGACGTCGAACCGGGAGAAATCGTCATCATCGACAAGAACGGTTTGCGCAGTTTGCCGGCCTTTCCCGAACACCAGCGCCGCGCCTTTTGCATATTTGAGTATGTCTATTTCGCGCGGCCGGACAGCGTGATCGCCGGCCAGAGCGTTTACCAGGTCCGCATCGAGATGGGCCGCCAACTCGCCCGCGAACACCCGGTCGAGGCGGACATCGTCATCCCGGTTCCGGACAGCGGCCTTTACGCGGCGCTCGGTTACTCGCGCGAGTCGAAAACTCCATTGGAGATGGCCTTCATCCGGAATCATTACGTGGGACGCAGCTTCCTTCAGCCCTCGCAATTGATCCGCGACTTCGATGTGCGGGTGAAGCTCAACCTGATTCCTGAACTGGTCGAAGGCAAACGCGTCATCATCGTGGACGATTCCATCGTGCGCGGCACGACCTGCAAGACGCGCGTGAAAACGCTCAAGGAAGCCGGCGCGCGCGAAGTGCACGTGCGGGTGAGCTGCCCGCCGCACATGCATCCGTGCGTCTATGGCATCGACTTTCCCGACCGCAGCAAGCTCATGGCCGCCAACCATTCCGTCCGGGAAATCCAAAAATACTTGAACGCGGATTCGCTGGCGTACCTTTCCCAGGAAGGCATGGTCGCCGCCACCGGTCTCCCGAAGAAAGGGTTTTGCATGGCGTGCTACGACGGCGATTACCCGGTGCCGTACGATCCGTCCATCGACAAGAACATCATCGAACGCCGCCGCGCCCGCGTCGAGAGCCTGGGCGAAGGGCTGGCCAAAGAAGAGTTGCAGCCGCGCCTGTTGTAGCGCTTCGGGCAAGCACCTTTCAGGTATCCCGTGTCACTTGTTATCCGTGTGATGCGTGGTCCAACACAAAAGATGATTCTCGCACAGAGCCAATGATCAGAAAAAATGCCTACGCTGCCGCTGGAGTGGATATCGACCTGGGCAACCGGGTCAAAAGCTCATTGCCCCGACTGCTCGCAGCAACCCATCGCCGAGAAGTGCTCGGCAAAGTCGGCGGCTTTGGCGGGTTGTTCGCCCTGGACACGCGCA
Coding sequences within it:
- a CDS encoding amidophosphoribosyltransferase, with product MAQNYPKHYCGVFGVFGHPEAADLTYYGLYALQHRGQESAGIVACDGKQFRSHRGMGYVSQVFTGKILHELVGQMAVGHTRYSTTGSSHLQNAQPLTISCRRGQIAIAHNGNLTNAVVLRDELEEKGQVFQTTVDSEIILHLMAQPTLGGTENNLIQTVRRIEGAYSLIIMTEQELIGVRDPHGFRPLSIGSVDGAWVLSSETNAFDQIHAKLVRDVEPGEIVIIDKNGLRSLPAFPEHQRRAFCIFEYVYFARPDSVIAGQSVYQVRIEMGRQLAREHPVEADIVIPVPDSGLYAALGYSRESKTPLEMAFIRNHYVGRSFLQPSQLIRDFDVRVKLNLIPELVEGKRVIIVDDSIVRGTTCKTRVKTLKEAGAREVHVRVSCPPHMHPCVYGIDFPDRSKLMAANHSVREIQKYLNADSLAYLSQEGMVAATGLPKKGFCMACYDGDYPVPYDPSIDKNIIERRRARVESLGEGLAKEELQPRLL
- the purL gene encoding phosphoribosylformylglycinamidine synthase subunit PurL — protein: MTEPSITPELVEEHGLTVEEYERVKEILGREPSYTELGIFSVMWSEHCSYKNTRPLLKKFPTKSPKILVGAGEENAGVIDIGDGLAIAFKIESHNHPSAVEPFQGAATGVGGIIRDIFTMGARPVCAVNSLRFGPITEDTSPHERPPHPVPLPLGGGEGVRRTGEGKSAIANNKRLFSGVVAGIAHYGNCFGIPTLAGEVYFDKSYQGNPLVNAFCLGVLRHEQIARGAAKGIGNPVFYVGPATGRDGLAGAAFASQDLTEESAEQQRGAVQVADPFMEKLVCEACLELLATGAVAGMQDMGAAGLTCSTCETAARAGTGIEIDLSRVPQRAPNMTPYEIMLSESQERMLIIVKKGREEEVKRIFEKWDLPWAQIGVVTDTGRMVVKNHGKVAADIPARKLAHEAPIYHRESREPGYLKAVREFTLAKVADTNDPIADLKALLSWPSLASKNWVFRQYDHTVRAGSVVRPGSDAAVLRIKEDSLPPLPENPKSETRNPKPDRFIALTVDCNAAYVYLDPFEGGKIAVAEAARNLACTGATPLGITDNLNFGNPHNPEIFYQLQKSVEGLAEACRAFGVPVTGGNVSLYNQNPAGPIDPTPTVAMVGLIEKPEHITTQWFKDEGDAIILLGNGIEASDPMLGLGGSAYLQRIHGLKNGRPPGCDLAREKNLHDALRALISAGLIKSAHDCSEGGLAVALAESCISQQVARDTPRLIGAELDLTVLESQISNLKSQSSERDSAKEPGMGIRLDALLFGETQSRVIVSVAATRAEEVLQEARQWNVPAARLGSVSGAALKIKLDAREWTWDLRELHDLWWNSIARAMR